A single genomic interval of Candidatus Hydrogenedentota bacterium harbors:
- a CDS encoding PHP domain-containing protein, translating to MTDPADAWGDLHTHSSCSDGADAPEGVVRRAAACGASLLALTDHDTVDGLDRAQAAAAALGLDFLGGIELSARLGRREIHVTGLGVDAANPALRALAARLHAGRLERSRRMVELLARAGVRLEVPGVEEAAPSARMHIAARLHAMGVTRTVQEGFDRFLKPGRPAWVPKTLCSIGEALDAVRAAGGVGLVAHPGLTPDLFAALPELLEYPFDGIEAWHVSHSPARVAELLALAGARGLLVAGGSDCHGDIKGEPPALGRVRVPLALLRPLRERLGR from the coding sequence ATGACTGACCCTGCGGACGCCTGGGGGGACCTGCACACGCACTCCTCCTGTTCCGACGGCGCCGACGCGCCGGAGGGGGTGGTGCGCCGGGCGGCGGCCTGCGGCGCCTCCCTGCTCGCCCTCACAGACCATGACACCGTGGACGGGCTGGACCGGGCGCAGGCGGCGGCGGCGGCGTTGGGGCTGGATTTTCTGGGGGGGATTGAACTGAGCGCCCGGCTGGGACGCCGGGAAATCCATGTGACGGGGCTGGGTGTTGACGCCGCGAATCCGGCCCTCCGCGCCCTGGCGGCGCGCCTGCATGCCGGGCGGCTGGAACGCTCCCGCCGGATGGTGGAACTTTTGGCCCGGGCGGGCGTCCGCCTGGAGGTCCCCGGCGTTGAAGAGGCCGCGCCTTCCGCCCGGATGCACATCGCCGCGCGCCTGCACGCGATGGGGGTCACCCGCACGGTGCAGGAGGGGTTTGACCGCTTCCTGAAGCCGGGCCGCCCGGCCTGGGTGCCCAAGACCCTGTGCTCCATCGGCGAGGCTCTGGACGCGGTGCGCGCCGCCGGCGGCGTGGGGCTGGTGGCGCACCCCGGCCTGACGCCGGACCTTTTCGCCGCCCTGCCGGAACTTCTGGAGTACCCGTTTGACGGCATTGAGGCGTGGCACGTCTCCCACAGCCCGGCGCGGGTGGCGGAGCTGCTGGCGCTGGCCGGGGCGCGCGGCCTGCTGGTCGCGGGGGGCAGCGACTGCCACGGAGACATCAAAGGCGAGCCGCCCGCGCTGGGGAGGGTGCGCGTGCCGCTGGCCCTGCTCCGCCCCCTGCGCGAACGCCTGGGCCGCTAG
- the nusB gene encoding transcription antitermination factor NusB, translating into MGHSRSERMAGREAALLYLFGMDFSAESWPGGFGVFWESDPLGTARESLEDSEEFASPPAAGKTPPGAEARDYADRLSAAVLRDREALDGLIIRALDHWAPDRVGRVEWIILRLGLCEMRAFPDVPPQVAISEAVNLAKRFGAAESPRFVNGVLDRIHKAPPGWGGGGAEEPAPPEDSPGDD; encoded by the coding sequence ATGGGACACAGCCGCTCCGAACGCATGGCGGGCCGCGAGGCCGCGTTGCTGTATCTTTTCGGGATGGACTTCTCGGCGGAGTCCTGGCCGGGAGGGTTTGGCGTGTTCTGGGAGTCCGACCCGCTTGGGACCGCCAGGGAATCCCTGGAGGACAGCGAGGAGTTTGCCTCCCCCCCCGCCGCGGGGAAGACGCCCCCCGGCGCGGAGGCGCGGGACTACGCCGACCGCCTGTCCGCGGCCGTGCTGCGGGACCGGGAGGCGCTGGACGGGCTGATCATCCGGGCGCTGGACCACTGGGCGCCCGACCGGGTGGGCCGGGTGGAGTGGATCATCCTGCGGCTGGGGCTCTGCGAAATGCGCGCCTTCCCGGACGTGCCCCCGCAGGTCGCCATCAGCGAGGCGGTCAATCTCGCCAAGCGCTTCGGCGCCGCGGAGAGCCCCCGGTTTGTCAACGGGGTTCTCGACCGGATCCACAAGGCGCCCCCCGGGTGGGGCGGGGGGGGCGCGGAGGAGCCGGCCCCGCCAGAGGATTCACCGGGGGATGACTGA
- a CDS encoding 6,7-dimethyl-8-ribityllumazine synthase — MTHIIEGHFTGSDKRFGIIASRFNEFITGKLVGGALDTFARHGVPEDNITVAWVPGAFEIPLVAKKMAESGRYDAVIALGCVIRGATPHFDYVAAEAAKGVGQAALQTGVPVLFGVLTTENIEQAIERAGTKAGNKGADAALGALEMTSLLDKLDA; from the coding sequence ATGACGCACATCATCGAGGGCCATTTCACGGGGTCCGACAAGCGTTTCGGCATCATTGCCAGCCGCTTCAACGAGTTCATCACCGGCAAGCTGGTCGGCGGCGCGCTGGACACCTTCGCGCGGCACGGGGTGCCGGAGGACAACATCACCGTGGCCTGGGTCCCCGGCGCCTTCGAGATCCCCCTGGTCGCCAAGAAGATGGCCGAGTCCGGGCGCTACGACGCCGTCATCGCGCTGGGCTGCGTCATCCGCGGCGCGACGCCGCATTTTGACTATGTGGCCGCGGAGGCCGCGAAGGGCGTGGGGCAGGCGGCCCTCCAGACCGGCGTGCCGGTCCTTTTCGGCGTTCTGACGACCGAGAACATCGAGCAGGCCATCGAGCGCGCGGGCACCAAGGCGGGCAACAAGGGCGCCGACGCCGCCCTGGGCGCCCTGGAAATGACCAGCCTGCTGGACAAGCTGGACGCGTGA
- a CDS encoding bifunctional 3,4-dihydroxy-2-butanone-4-phosphate synthase/GTP cyclohydrolase II, producing the protein MISPLSEILEDLKRGRMVILVDDEGRENEGDLTMAAEFATPEAVNFMARHGRGLICMPMEEDRIKALDLPPMARQNTSMFNTAFHVSFEAREGVTTGISAADRARSILVAADPASTAGDLVRPGHMFPLCARKGGVLVRAGQTEGSIDLMKLAGLRPAAVICEIMNEDGTMARMPELEVFAREHGVKICAIKDLIDHRRRTEKLVRRVATVTLPTDYGDFTLTAYENDVDEYQHLALVYGEVEGREDVLARVHSECFTGDVLGSLRCDCGPQLHRALEMIAGEGRGVLLYLRQEGRGIGLFNKLRAYELQEKGMDTCEANVHLGFDPDPRDYGIGAQILYDLGIKSMRLLTNNPAKRAGIEGYGVKITGRVPLVIAPNDHNRFYLSTKREKFGHLLDGTTDAPAADRAAAKGETS; encoded by the coding sequence ATGATCAGTCCGCTGTCCGAGATTTTGGAAGACCTGAAACGGGGCCGCATGGTCATCCTTGTGGACGACGAGGGCCGCGAGAACGAGGGCGACCTGACGATGGCCGCCGAATTCGCCACGCCCGAGGCGGTGAACTTCATGGCGCGCCACGGCCGGGGCCTCATCTGCATGCCCATGGAGGAGGACCGCATCAAGGCGCTGGACCTGCCCCCCATGGCGCGGCAGAACACGTCCATGTTCAACACGGCGTTCCATGTGTCCTTTGAGGCGCGCGAGGGCGTGACCACGGGGATCAGCGCGGCGGACCGGGCGCGGTCCATCCTGGTGGCGGCGGACCCGGCCTCCACGGCGGGCGACCTGGTGCGCCCGGGCCACATGTTCCCCCTGTGCGCCCGGAAGGGCGGCGTGCTCGTGCGCGCCGGGCAGACAGAGGGGTCCATAGACCTGATGAAGCTGGCCGGCCTGCGGCCCGCCGCCGTCATCTGCGAGATCATGAACGAGGACGGCACGATGGCGCGCATGCCCGAGCTGGAGGTGTTCGCGCGGGAGCACGGCGTCAAAATCTGCGCGATCAAGGACCTCATTGACCACCGCCGCCGCACGGAGAAGCTGGTGCGCCGCGTGGCCACGGTGACCCTGCCCACGGACTACGGGGACTTCACGCTCACGGCCTACGAGAACGACGTGGACGAGTACCAGCACCTCGCCCTGGTTTACGGCGAGGTGGAGGGCCGGGAGGACGTGCTGGCGCGGGTGCATTCCGAGTGCTTCACGGGCGACGTGCTCGGGTCGCTGCGCTGCGACTGCGGCCCCCAGCTCCACCGCGCGCTGGAAATGATCGCCGGCGAGGGGAGGGGCGTGCTGCTCTACCTGCGCCAGGAGGGGCGGGGCATCGGGCTCTTCAACAAGCTGCGCGCCTACGAGCTGCAGGAGAAGGGCATGGACACCTGCGAGGCCAACGTGCACCTGGGCTTCGACCCGGACCCGCGGGATTACGGCATCGGCGCGCAAATCCTGTATGATCTGGGCATCAAGAGCATGCGCCTGCTCACGAACAACCCCGCCAAGCGCGCGGGCATCGAGGGCTACGGCGTCAAGATCACCGGGCGCGTCCCCCTGGTGATCGCCCCCAACGACCACAACAGATTTTACCTGAGCACCAAGCGGGAGAAATTCGGGCACCTGCTGGACGGAACAACGGACGCCCCGGCGGCAGACCGCGCGGCGGCCAAGGGAGAGACGTCATGA
- a CDS encoding riboflavin synthase, producing the protein MFTGLIEEIGVVARKSGAELEILAEQVTGGLALGDSVAVDGACLTVAAFTPKSFTVQVSPESWARTTLGALKPGHAVNLERAMRADGRFGGHFVLGHVDGVGRVEGVRDQGEFSLWRFRAPDAVVPYLVPKGSITIDGVSLTIVDPDRDRFSVAVIPTTMKHTTLAHKRAGDAVNMEADVLGKHVRHFLKREEGGVTLDTLRQNGFL; encoded by the coding sequence ATGTTCACGGGACTCATCGAGGAAATCGGCGTGGTGGCGCGGAAGTCCGGCGCGGAGCTGGAGATTCTGGCGGAGCAGGTCACCGGCGGCCTGGCCCTGGGCGACAGCGTGGCGGTGGACGGCGCCTGTCTCACCGTGGCGGCGTTCACCCCGAAGAGTTTCACCGTGCAGGTGTCCCCCGAATCCTGGGCGCGGACCACGCTCGGGGCGCTCAAGCCGGGCCACGCGGTGAACCTGGAGCGCGCCATGCGCGCCGACGGCCGCTTCGGCGGGCACTTCGTCCTGGGCCATGTGGACGGGGTGGGGCGCGTCGAGGGCGTGCGCGACCAGGGCGAGTTCTCCCTGTGGCGGTTCCGCGCGCCCGACGCCGTGGTTCCCTATCTCGTGCCCAAGGGCTCCATCACCATAGACGGCGTGAGCCTGACGATTGTTGACCCCGACCGCGACCGCTTCAGCGTCGCGGTCATCCCGACCACCATGAAACACACCACCCTCGCGCACAAGCGCGCGGGGGACGCGGTGAACATGGAAGCCGACGTGCTGGGGAAGCATGTCCGCCATTTCCTCAAGCGCGAGGAGGGCGGCGTGACCCTGGACACGCTGAGGCAGAACGGCTTCCTCTAG